The genomic interval AAAATATCATGGTTACCAATACCGGCTGCTTCAAGCTCTGCGATCATGGGCCGGTCATGGTGATATATGGCCCAGCCGCTCCCCAGGGGTACTGGTATGCTGATCTGTCTGAAGAAAAGGTGGACGAAATCCTGGACGCATTGGAAAAGGGCCAACCGGCAGAACACCTGCTCCTGGCATGACTGTCGTGCGGCTTGTGAAGGCTAGGGAGCGTAACGCTTTTCTCCCTTGACCTCTTTGAGGGCACATCTTTTCTC from bacterium carries:
- a CDS encoding (2Fe-2S) ferredoxin domain-containing protein; translated protein: MKKPAYHIFICTSSRMAGEPKGVCQKKGGSALVQYLDEEIQSRGMENIMVTNTGCFKLCDHGPVMVIYGPAAPQGYWYADLSEEKVDEILDALEKGQPAEHLLLA